The DNA sequence TCGACCTGCTCGCCGTGCAGGACCATCCGTACCAGGAGTCGCACCTCGACGCCTGGACGATGCTCACCCAACTCGTCGCGCACACCGAGCGCATCGCTGTGATGGGCGATGTGCTCGACCTGCAGCTCCGTCCGCCGGCTCTCACGGCGAAGGCGGCAGCATCCCTCGCCGTGATGAACGGGGGTCGGGTGCACCTCGGCGTCGGCGGCGGCGCAAGCGCACAGGGCGTTGCCGCGATGGGCGGGCGTCCGCGGAGCGCGGGCGACACCATCGCGTTCACCGAGGAGGCGATCGGCATCATGCGGGGCGCACTCGAGGGCGGCCTGGTCCAGGCCTCGTCCGAGCAACATCAGGTCGCCGGCTACCGGGCCGGGCCGATTCCCCCGGAACACGTGGGCATCTGGCTGGGCGGCCAGCGGCCACGCATGCTCCGCGTCATGGGGCGGGTCGCCGACGGCTGGATCTCACCCCTGAACATCTACGTCGCCCCGCACGAGGTTCCCGAGAAGCAGGAGATCATCGACGACGCGGCCACGGCCGCAGGGCGCGACCCGAAGGACATCCGCCGCATCTACAACGTACTTGGCGCCATCGGGCCGTTCCGCGGCGGGCAGGGTCTTGTCGGCCCCGTGGCCGAGTGGGTCGAGACCCTCGCGTCCTGGGCCGTCGACCTCGGCTTCGACACGTTCGTGTTCTGGCCGATCACTGATGCGGAGGACCAGGTGCGGCTGTTCTCCGACCTCGTCGTCCCCGCGGTCAGGGACCGCGTCGCGTCACTGCGCGCCGAGCGTGGCACGACCCTTGCCGACGCCGACGCCGACGCCGAGGGGAGCCTCGCATGACTGGGCTCGCCGTGCCAGCGTCCTTGCGGGCCCGTGCCGTCGAGCCGGGGGACCGTCGATGGGAGGCTCTGCGCTCCACGTACACGACGGCGCACGATCCGGCGCTGGTCCTCCTGCCTCGCACGTCCGAGGAGGTGGCCGACGCGCTGGTGTTCGCCGGCGGGTCCGGGCTGCCGGTCTCGGTCCGCAGCGGCGGTCACGGCCTGCACGGCCGTTCGTCGAACGACGGCGGAATCGTCGTCGATCTGTCGGTGATGGACGCGATCGAGGTGCTCGACCGGGACGCGGGTCTCGTGCGCCTGCAGGCTGGCGCGCGCTGGGGGCGGGTCGCCGAGCGGCTCGCCCGAGACGGCCTCGCGATCAGCTCCGGCGACCACGGCAACGTCGGTGTCGGTGGGCTCGCCACGGCGGGAGGCATCGGCTGGTTGACTCGCACCTACGGTCTGACCGTCGACCACGTGCGCGCAGCGACCGTCGTCCTGCCCGACGGGCGAGTCGTGCGCACCGACCCTGAGCACGAGCCTGATCTCCTGTGGGCAGTGCGAGGCGCGGGGGACAGCGTCGGGATCGTCACCGACCTCGACATCGAGGCCATGCCCCTCGGCCTGGTCGGGATCGGTCAGGTCGCTGTGGCGGCCGACGCCGACGTGCTGCTCCGTTGGTCGCAGCACCTGCAGGGCGCGCCTCGCGACCTCACGGTGAACGGCCTGCTCAGCGGCTCGAGCGGCGGCGCAGTCCTGCAGATGACCGCCGTCGTCGCGAGCGACGAGCCCGACCGCGTCCGCGAGCTCCTCGAGCCGCTCGGCGATCTCGGTGGGAGGGTCCTCGGGATGCAGGCCCAGCTCGCGCCCTACACGGCACTCGTGTCCAGCGAACATGCCCACGCCAACTACGGGCAGCAGCCCGCGATCACCACGAACCTGCTCCTGCCGACGCTCACCTCGGACAGCGCCCAGGTGTTGCTCTCCGTGGCGACGCACCCGGCCCGGCCATTCGTCCAGGTCCGCTCGCTGGGGGGTGCGACGCACGACGTGGCGCCCGAGGAGTCGGCGTTCCCGCACCGGAGCCAGAACGCGCTGACCACGCTCACGGTCTTCCCGCCTCAGACAGGCAGCGAGCTCGATGAGGTGGCAGCGCCTCTGCGTCCGTTCGGGACGGGGGCTTACCGCAACTTCGAGAGCCGGCCCGACGAGCGCACCTTCTGGGCGGCCTATCCCGGCGCGACAGGGGAGCGGGTGCTGGAGCTGCGCCGTCGATACGACCCTGAGGGGGTGCTGCGCCGACTGGACGCGCCGTCGCAGCCGGTCAGAGGCGACGGTCAGGTGGTCGGCTCGACACCGAACCAGAGCTCGTTGAACGCGATGCTGTCGTAGAAGGCGGTGCCGTCGACGACCAACCCGCCCTTGAGCCGCATGACCCAGGCATAGGTGTTCTCGTACGTCGTTCCGGCAGTGGTGGTGCCTTGTCCGTCCCAGAGGACCACCACCGTTCCGGTCGACTCGTCCGCATGCACGCTCCGCACGGCGACCGGCCGGAACGGCGCGTCGGCGCTGAAGCGCCGCGCGAACGGGATGAGGACTTCGTCCGTGAAGGCTTGGCGGCTCGCGTAGCGACCCGCGGACGTCGAGCGGCCCGTGATCTCCCACGTCATGTCGACGGAGAAGATCCGGCTGACGTGCGCCCTGCCTGCGACCCAGTCGTCGAATGCCGCTGTGACGATCTCCCGGTTGCCCATCACGTCCCTCCTGGTCTGGTGTGGGAACCGCGCGACGAGGACCCGTCCGGCCGCGGCGAGGTGGTCGGAGAGTAGGGTCGCAGAGCGTCGAGAGTCCACGACATGAGGGCGTCGCCGAGGTCGGCGTCGAGTGCCTCGTCGCTCGGTTGAACGAGCCGGCCGTCGTCGAAGTAGTCGCCACCACGCGCGTCGTCCATGAGCGCGCTGATGACGTTGCGGGCGCCTCGGCCGACGTCGGCTCCCTGCGCGCCGAACATGGCGTGGAGCAGGGAGGTGCTGATCACTCCCGGGTTCAGGCATACGGGGGTCACTGGGAGGTCTGCCAGCCGTTCGGCGGCCAACCATCGGGTATAGAGAATGATGGCGAGCTTTGACCGGGCGTAGGCGCGCACCTGGTCGTAGTCCTGCTCGAGCTCGATGTCTGGGAGGTCGAGGCTCGTCATCCGGTGCGTTGCGGAGGCGAGGTTGACGACGCGTGCTCCGTCCGCCAGGGCGGGGAGCAGATGCTCGGTCAGCAGCACCATCGCGAGATAGTTCACTTGGAGCGTGCGTTCGTGGCCGTCAGGGGTGACGCGCCGCTGGAGGGCTCCCGGGACTGCCGCGTTGTTGATCACCGCGTCGACGGGCCCCGCTGCGGTCTCGACCATGGTGTGCGCGGCTGCGGCGACCTCGCTCAGGTTCTCGAAGTCGCACGAGACGTAGCGCACTGCGGCAGTGCCCGCGCTCAGCGCGCGCAAGGCGCCCTGCGCGTCGTGCGTGGACTCCGGGCCCTGGACGACGACGCGACGTGCCGTCATGGCCAGTCGGCGTGCGGTCTCGAGGCCGATGCCGCTCGTGGCGCCGGTGACAATCAACGTGGCTGCGTCTGGACTCATGGCGCTTCTCCGACGAGGTCGAGGCTGCGGGTGCTGGCCTGGGTCAGGTCTCAGGCTTATCGCTCCGGTCATCACCCGTACCCGGGACTGCCTGGGGTTGCTCCCGTGTCTCGGTTGCGCGGGCGCCGGGGTTCCGTCCCCGCCGGTGCCCAACTCCGGGCGGCTTCGGCATGCTGACGATGGCGAGAGCCTGTGCTCGCCGTCTCATGCGCGGCGGAGTTACCGGGCGACGAGAAGAGGTGGAGCCGTGCCATTGGTGCAGGACTCACGGCTGGTCGACGAGCCGTTCCCCTTGCGGGGGCGGACGGCGGTCGTCACCGGGGCGGCGTCGGGTATCGGGCGTGCGGTTGCTCGCGCGCTGGCGCACACGGGCGCCCGGGTGGCGGCGCTCGACGTCGACGACGCAGGTCTTGACCTGGTCAGCACGCTCGACGAGGAGGGCGCGGTGGGGTCGGTGGTCGGCGTCCGGGCGGACGTGACCGACCGACGCCGTCTCGAGGCGGTGCGGGGAGAGGTCCGGCGCCGTCTGGGACCGGCTGATCTCGTCGTCGCGAACGCGGGCGTGATGTTCGGCGGGCCGTTCGAACTCTCCGACGTGGGGGAGTGGGACCAGATGATCGCCGTCAACGTGATGGGCGTGCTGAACACCGCCCGGGTCTTCGTGGAAGACCTTCTCGCCGCCGCGGACAAGGGTCGGTCCACCGACCTCGTGATCGTCGGGTCGGTCGCATCCCATCTTCTCCTCGCGGGCTTCTCGGTGTACTCGTCGACGGCGGCCGCGCGCGCCCAGCTGGCCCGCTCGCTGCGTGCGGAGCTCTCGGACCGCGGGGTGCGTGTTCGGCACATCGAGCCGGGAACCACGACGACCGGTCTGGGCCGCGGCATCAGTGACCCTCGAGCCCGCGAGAGCCTTGAGCGTATGCGCGCGGTCCGCGATCCCCTGACCCCGGCGGACGTCGCCGACGCCGTCGTCTTCTCGGCGTCGCTGCCGGTCGGAGTCAATCTCGCCGAGGCCGTGGTCCTGCCCACCAGGCAGGGATGAGCCGATGGGTGTGACGGGCGGCAAGGATCGGGTCGTGGTGGTGACCGGCGCCTCGCACGGCGTCGGCGTCGAGACCGCCGCCGAGCTCCTCGGGCAGGGTGCGAACGTGGTCCTCGCGGAGAGCGACCGGGCGTGGCGCGCCTCACGCGTGCGCGAGCTCGTCGAGGCGTTCGGCCGCGACCGGGTCCTCGCGCAGCGTGTCGACGTCACGGACGCGTTCGCGCTGTTGGAGCTGCGCGACACCGTGCACGAGCGATTCGGGACCGTGGACGCGGTCGTCGTCGGCGTCGGGGTGGCGTCCTGGGACGCGTTCGAGGACGCCGTCCCGGGGGAGTGGGCGAGCATGCTGAACACGAACGTCTCGGGGATGCTTCAGACCGCGCACGTCTTCGCCCGGGACCTGATCGAGAGCGCCACCGACGGGGTCGCGGACCTGCTGTTCGTCGGCGCGCTCGTGGGGTCGGTCGCGTACCCGCGATGGTCCGTCTTCGCCGCGGTGTCCGCGGCTATCGGGCAGCTGGCCGTGAGCCTGCGGCAGGAGCTCGGTCCGCGCGGCGTCAGGGTGCACCAGGTGCAGCCCGGGCTCACGGAGGTCGACGGGTTCGGATACGACGGCAACGCCCGCACCCGGCGCGCCTGGAACTCGCTCATCGCGGACCTGCCCCCTGTCCCGGTCACGACGGTCGCCCACGTGATCACCGCCGCGCTACAACTGCCCGCGCACGTCAACCTGGCGGACATGGTGATCATCCCGACCGGCCAGGACGCTCGGCTGCCGACCCGACTCGGCGTCGACATCGGGGAGAGCCGCCGGTGACTGCGACGCCGATCCGGCTGAGGGGCGCGGTGTCGCACGAGAGGCTACAGCGGCTCTCACGGTCCTCCGCCGCCGCAGCCGGCGCTCTGCTCCTCGCGACGTTGTGCGCCCTGGTGTGGGCCAACGTCCCGGGTGGAACGTACGACGCCCTCTGGCACGCCGAGGCTGAGATCGCGATCGGTGGAGCCGAGCTCCGGCTCGACCTGCGGCACTGGGTCAACGACGGACTGATGACCCTCTTCTTCCTCCTCGTGTCGCTCGAAGTCAAGCACGCGTTCGCGCTCGGCGAGCTGCGAGACCGGGCCCGTGCTCGCCTGCCGGTGTTCGCGGCCGTCGCAGGCCTCATCGTCCCCGCGCTGCTCTTCCTCGTGGTGATGTCGCTCGGCGACGGGGACCCGCGCGCCGTCGGCGCGTGGGGAGCGGTCATCTCGACCGACACGGCGTTCGCTCTGGGCCTCTTGGCGCTGGTCGGCCGCTCCGCACCGCCGGCGCTGCGGCTCTTCATCTTGACGCTCGCCGTCGTCGACGACGTCGGCGCGCTGGCCGTCGTGGCGGTGGCCTTCACTGACGACCTCGCTGTCATCCCGATGGCCGTCGCCGCTCTCGCGCTCGTCGGTCTCGCGGTCCTGTCCCGGATAGGCGTGTGGCGGGGCCCGGTGTATCTCGCGGTGGCGGTGGTCGCATGGCTCGCCTTCCTCGCGTCCGGGGTCCACGCGACCGTCGCAGGCGTCGCCATCGGTCTCGTCCTCCCGGTCCACGCACCGCGCCGCGAACGTGTGCAGGAGGCCGCGACCAGCGCGCGCGAGTTCTCCCGGGCGCCGAACCCGCGGCGTGGACGAGACGCGACCCTTCGCATCGCGCGGGCGGTGTCCGTCAACGAGCGGCTGCAGACCCTCTTCGGCCCGTACGTCAACCTCCTCGTCGTGCCGGTCTTCGCGCTGGCGAATGCCGGCGTCGTGCTCGACGGCCCGTCGCTGCTCGGCGCTGCGACGTCCACCTTGACCTGGGCGGTCGTGGTCGGCCTGGTCGTCGGCAAGTTCGTGGGCGTGGTATGCGGGGTCGGCGCCGCCCTCGCGCTGGGCGCGGCGCGGCTCGCCCCTGGTCTGCACGTGAGGCACGTCGCCGCGGCGGGCGCGATCTCGGGGATGGGTTTCACGATCTCGCTGTTCATCGTCGATCTCTCGCTCGACGACGCCGAGACGCAGAGCCAGGCACGGATCGGTGTGCTCGCCGCGACCGTCGTGGCGGCGGCGCTGTCCTCGGCGGTGTTCGCGGTCGCTCGCCGCCGCGATCGGCGGGCGGGCGACGAGACGCCGCGCCTCCTGCGGCCCGTCGATCCGGCCCGGGACCACCTCCGGGGGCCCGCCGACGCGCCCAGCCAGCTCGTCGTCTACGCGTCCTTCGCCTACTCGACTGCTGGACGGTTCGAGGAGCTCTTGGATGAGTTGAGGGAGCGGCTCGGTGATCGACTGCTCATCGTGTTCCGGCACCTACCGACGGCGGACCCGGTCGCGCTCGAGGCCGCCCAGGCAAGTGAGGCGGCTGCCTCTCAGGGGCGGTTCTGGGAGATGCGCGACGCGCTCGCGCGGGCCGGTGGACAGCTCACCTCACGAGAGGTCCGACGGTGCGCGGCCCGTGCCGGCCTCAACGTCGACCGGGTCGAGGACGCGGTCCAGAGCGGTCGTCACCTCGCGCGCGTCACCGAGGACGCTGTCGACGCCGAGGCGATCGGCTCCGGCGAACCCCCTCAGATCTTCGTCAACGACCGCCTCTATCAGGGGCCGGTCGACATCGATGACCTCGAGGCACAGCTCGAGTCCGCTCCCGTCGCGCCGGCCGCGCCGCAGCACGAGAGGCAGGTCGCCCGGCGCGCCCGCCCGACCGTCTACTCCTGGTGAAGCGCACGCGCCAGCTCGTGCCGTGACGAGATGCCGAGCTTCGCGAACACGTTGCCCAGGTGGTATTCGACGGTGCGCGGGCTGATGTAGAGACGAGCCCCGATCTCCGGGTTGGTCAGCCGCTCCCGCGCGAGGCGCGCGACGCGCGCCTCCTGCGGCGTGAGCCCGAGGCTTGTGGGCCCGACCGACGCAGGAGTCGGCAAGCCACACGCGACGAGCTCCTGCGCCGCCCGCCGGCCGAAAGCCCGCATGCCCATCGACGTGAACATCCCGTGCGCCGCCGTCAGCTCGCGCCGAGCCGCGGAGCGGCGTCGGGCTCGCCTCAGCCACTCCCCGTAGAGCAGGTGGGCGCGCGCGAGCTCGACCCGCACCCGCGTGCCGGAGAGCTCCTCGACGGCCGTTCTGTACCAGTTCTCGGCGTCGGGACCGGGCGTGACGAGCGCGCGGCACCGCGCGGCCATCCCTGCGGCGAAACGCGTCCCGGCGTTGGCCGTCGCCTCCTCCACGCGGCGCATGGCGACCCGCGCCCGCTCGCCCTGGCCGGAGCGGGCCGCGGCCTCGATCAGCTCGACCGCCCCGAAGCCTGATGACCACAGCTCTTCCGGGTTGGCGCAGGCGACCATCGCCTCTCCCGCCGCCTCCCCGTACCGGCCCAGCGCGTTGCCGGTCACGGCGCCGGCCCAGGCCGCGACTGTCAGCCCGATGCCCTCACCGGAGGCGGCAGCCTCGGTCCGGGCGACCTCGACGGCGGACGCCGCCTCGTCTGCGCCCTGGAGCGCGAGAACTGCGAGGGACACGTAGCGGCTGATCGGCGCGTCGGTCACCTCCGAGAGCGCGGCGACCTCGTCGAGGGCGCGCACTGCTTCGGCGAACTCGCCGGTGCCGGCGGCGACGCCGACGCGTGTGTTGAGCGCGATCGGGAGGATCGCCAGCGCTCCGGCGTCTCGGGCGAGCGCGACGTGCTTCCGGGAGAGCTCGTCCCAGGCGGCGTCATCCCATACGGCGAGTGCGACATGGCTCGCGAACCACAGCCAGCGCAGGCCGTCGCGCGGGTCGAGGTCGTCCGCCCCGAACGCCTCGAGCGCACGGCGGACTGCGGTCGCCCCCGCCGCATGGCCACCGGTCACGGTGAGTGCGAGGCCGTCCATCAAGAGGTCGGGGGCACGTGTCGGTCCGTCCGGTGGCGGCGCGTCGCGCGCCGCCAGAGCGACGTCGCGCAGGCCGACCGGGTCCGCCAGGCGTCCGGCCACCGTCGCAGACGCGAGGGCCTCGAGGTAGGTCTCCCGCGCGAGAGAACGATCGAGAGGCTCGAGACGGCGGGCTGCGTCAAGGATCTGTGCCGTCGTGCCGGGCCCGCGGTGCGTGACGAAGGCGATCTGTGCGCGCAAGCGCTCGACGCGGGCGGTCTGCAGCGGTTGAAGAGGGCCGCCCTCAGCCCGGGCGAGGAGGTCGAGCGCGGCGTTCGTGCCGCCGGCCTCGAAGCGTCGCTGGGCTGACGCGAGCAGGCGAGAGGACCGTCGCTCGGGGTCGGGTGTGAGCAGTGCGGACTGCTCGAGGAAGGCAGCCGACGCCGCCACCCCTCCGCGAGCCCGCGCCCTCTCCGCGGAGGTCTCGAGCTCGAGGGCGACGCGCTCGTCCGGGCGAACCGTGCCCCGCGCGGCGTGCCAGGCGCGGCGGTCAGGGTCGGTCCTTGGGTCGGTCGCGGCGGCGAGGGCGAGATGCGCCTGGACGCGCTGCCGCGGGGTCGCGCTCCGGTAGGCGGCGGAGCGGACGAGCGGATGCCGGAACCGCACCCAGGTGTCGACTGAGAGCAGCGACGCAGCGGCTTCGAGTTGGTCGACACCTATCTCGAGGCCAGCCTTCCCCACCGCGCGCCACAGCAGGGCGGGGTCTCCGGTGGGGTCTGCCGCGGCGAGGACCAGGAGTTGCTGCGCCGGCGGCGCCAACTCAGCCATCTCCTCGCGGAAGGACGCCTCGATCCTGTCGGTGATCTGCACCGCCGACGGGAGGCCGAACCCTCCTGCGGTATCGGTCAACGTCGCCGAGCGGCCAAAGGTCGTGATTGCCAGCGGGTTGCCGCCGGCCTCCGAAAGAACACGATCGCTGACCTGCGGATCGAGGCGGCCGTGCACCGATGCCTCAAGGAGCGCGGCCGCGTCCGTTCTGCCCAGGCCGCCGAGGGTCACGGAGGGCAGGCTGCGGAACGCTGACCTGTCGACGACCGCGCGCGTGGTCGCCAGGACCGCGACAGGCTCCGCGACCAGGCGACGCGTCGCAAAGACGATTGCCTGCGCTGACGCCGCGTCCACCCACTGGGCGTCGTCCACGAGGCAGAGGATCGGGGCGTCCGCGGCGGACGCGGCCAGGAGGTTGAGCACGGCAAGACCGACGACGAGTTGGTCGGGCGCGGGGCCGGTGGCGCGGCCCAATGCCACGTGAAGTGCTGCGCGCTGCGGCTCCGGCAGGGCCCCGTAGGCGTCGAGCATGGGCGCGCAGAACTGGTGGAGCGCCGAGTACGGGAGCTCCATCTCCGACTGC is a window from the Xylanimonas ulmi genome containing:
- a CDS encoding SDR family NAD(P)-dependent oxidoreductase, whose amino-acid sequence is MSPDAATLIVTGATSGIGLETARRLAMTARRVVVQGPESTHDAQGALRALSAGTAAVRYVSCDFENLSEVAAAAHTMVETAAGPVDAVINNAAVPGALQRRVTPDGHERTLQVNYLAMVLLTEHLLPALADGARVVNLASATHRMTSLDLPDIELEQDYDQVRAYARSKLAIILYTRWLAAERLADLPVTPVCLNPGVISTSLLHAMFGAQGADVGRGARNVISALMDDARGGDYFDDGRLVQPSDEALDADLGDALMSWTLDALRPYSPTTSPRPDGSSSRGSHTRPGGT
- a CDS encoding SDR family oxidoreductase — its product is MGVTGGKDRVVVVTGASHGVGVETAAELLGQGANVVLAESDRAWRASRVRELVEAFGRDRVLAQRVDVTDAFALLELRDTVHERFGTVDAVVVGVGVASWDAFEDAVPGEWASMLNTNVSGMLQTAHVFARDLIESATDGVADLLFVGALVGSVAYPRWSVFAAVSAAIGQLAVSLRQELGPRGVRVHQVQPGLTEVDGFGYDGNARTRRAWNSLIADLPPVPVTTVAHVITAALQLPAHVNLADMVIIPTGQDARLPTRLGVDIGESRR
- a CDS encoding SDR family oxidoreductase codes for the protein MPLVQDSRLVDEPFPLRGRTAVVTGAASGIGRAVARALAHTGARVAALDVDDAGLDLVSTLDEEGAVGSVVGVRADVTDRRRLEAVRGEVRRRLGPADLVVANAGVMFGGPFELSDVGEWDQMIAVNVMGVLNTARVFVEDLLAAADKGRSTDLVIVGSVASHLLLAGFSVYSSTAAARAQLARSLRAELSDRGVRVRHIEPGTTTTGLGRGISDPRARESLERMRAVRDPLTPADVADAVVFSASLPVGVNLAEAVVLPTRQG
- a CDS encoding ATP-binding protein, encoding MSVSQDGERAPRASREGGPRLFGRRSEQSSLLGLLAVARRGSSAALVVRGEPGMGKSALLDVAAAAADGFRTLRVTGAQSEMELPYSALHQFCAPMLDAYGALPEPQRAALHVALGRATGPAPDQLVVGLAVLNLLAASAADAPILCLVDDAQWVDAASAQAIVFATRRLVAEPVAVLATTRAVVDRSAFRSLPSVTLGGLGRTDAAALLEASVHGRLDPQVSDRVLSEAGGNPLAITTFGRSATLTDTAGGFGLPSAVQITDRIEASFREEMAELAPPAQQLLVLAAADPTGDPALLWRAVGKAGLEIGVDQLEAAASLLSVDTWVRFRHPLVRSAAYRSATPRQRVQAHLALAAATDPRTDPDRRAWHAARGTVRPDERVALELETSAERARARGGVAASAAFLEQSALLTPDPERRSSRLLASAQRRFEAGGTNAALDLLARAEGGPLQPLQTARVERLRAQIAFVTHRGPGTTAQILDAARRLEPLDRSLARETYLEALASATVAGRLADPVGLRDVALAARDAPPPDGPTRAPDLLMDGLALTVTGGHAAGATAVRRALEAFGADDLDPRDGLRWLWFASHVALAVWDDAAWDELSRKHVALARDAGALAILPIALNTRVGVAAGTGEFAEAVRALDEVAALSEVTDAPISRYVSLAVLALQGADEAASAVEVARTEAAASGEGIGLTVAAWAGAVTGNALGRYGEAAGEAMVACANPEELWSSGFGAVELIEAAARSGQGERARVAMRRVEEATANAGTRFAAGMAARCRALVTPGPDAENWYRTAVEELSGTRVRVELARAHLLYGEWLRRARRRSAARRELTAAHGMFTSMGMRAFGRRAAQELVACGLPTPASVGPTSLGLTPQEARVARLARERLTNPEIGARLYISPRTVEYHLGNVFAKLGISSRHELARALHQE
- a CDS encoding nuclear transport factor 2 family protein, which encodes MGNREIVTAAFDDWVAGRAHVSRIFSVDMTWEITGRSTSAGRYASRQAFTDEVLIPFARRFSADAPFRPVAVRSVHADESTGTVVVLWDGQGTTTAGTTYENTYAWVMRLKGGLVVDGTAFYDSIAFNELWFGVEPTT
- a CDS encoding LLM class flavin-dependent oxidoreductase; protein product: MTDYGHTLRFGVSIDPSASDFPEALSLARQADAAGLDLLAVQDHPYQESHLDAWTMLTQLVAHTERIAVMGDVLDLQLRPPALTAKAAASLAVMNGGRVHLGVGGGASAQGVAAMGGRPRSAGDTIAFTEEAIGIMRGALEGGLVQASSEQHQVAGYRAGPIPPEHVGIWLGGQRPRMLRVMGRVADGWISPLNIYVAPHEVPEKQEIIDDAATAAGRDPKDIRRIYNVLGAIGPFRGGQGLVGPVAEWVETLASWAVDLGFDTFVFWPITDAEDQVRLFSDLVVPAVRDRVASLRAERGTTLADADADAEGSLA
- a CDS encoding FAD-binding oxidoreductase, with the protein product MTGLAVPASLRARAVEPGDRRWEALRSTYTTAHDPALVLLPRTSEEVADALVFAGGSGLPVSVRSGGHGLHGRSSNDGGIVVDLSVMDAIEVLDRDAGLVRLQAGARWGRVAERLARDGLAISSGDHGNVGVGGLATAGGIGWLTRTYGLTVDHVRAATVVLPDGRVVRTDPEHEPDLLWAVRGAGDSVGIVTDLDIEAMPLGLVGIGQVAVAADADVLLRWSQHLQGAPRDLTVNGLLSGSSGGAVLQMTAVVASDEPDRVRELLEPLGDLGGRVLGMQAQLAPYTALVSSEHAHANYGQQPAITTNLLLPTLTSDSAQVLLSVATHPARPFVQVRSLGGATHDVAPEESAFPHRSQNALTTLTVFPPQTGSELDEVAAPLRPFGTGAYRNFESRPDERTFWAAYPGATGERVLELRRRYDPEGVLRRLDAPSQPVRGDGQVVGSTPNQSSLNAMLS
- the nhaA gene encoding Na+/H+ antiporter NhaA — its product is MTATPIRLRGAVSHERLQRLSRSSAAAAGALLLATLCALVWANVPGGTYDALWHAEAEIAIGGAELRLDLRHWVNDGLMTLFFLLVSLEVKHAFALGELRDRARARLPVFAAVAGLIVPALLFLVVMSLGDGDPRAVGAWGAVISTDTAFALGLLALVGRSAPPALRLFILTLAVVDDVGALAVVAVAFTDDLAVIPMAVAALALVGLAVLSRIGVWRGPVYLAVAVVAWLAFLASGVHATVAGVAIGLVLPVHAPRRERVQEAATSAREFSRAPNPRRGRDATLRIARAVSVNERLQTLFGPYVNLLVVPVFALANAGVVLDGPSLLGAATSTLTWAVVVGLVVGKFVGVVCGVGAALALGAARLAPGLHVRHVAAAGAISGMGFTISLFIVDLSLDDAETQSQARIGVLAATVVAAALSSAVFAVARRRDRRAGDETPRLLRPVDPARDHLRGPADAPSQLVVYASFAYSTAGRFEELLDELRERLGDRLLIVFRHLPTADPVALEAAQASEAAASQGRFWEMRDALARAGGQLTSREVRRCAARAGLNVDRVEDAVQSGRHLARVTEDAVDAEAIGSGEPPQIFVNDRLYQGPVDIDDLEAQLESAPVAPAAPQHERQVARRARPTVYSW